A window of Glycine soja cultivar W05 chromosome 2, ASM419377v2, whole genome shotgun sequence genomic DNA:
AAATGCAAAGTCAACTAGGGGAAATAACAAATCAACCCCGAAGACTAAAGGAAATATGCCAAAGGTTTTACCGCACTTGATCATCTCTCATTGATCTGCATCTCCACAAAGTATATAAAGTACAGAAAAGTTAAAGAGAGATATTTGATGTAAGTCCATACTCCATACATTAAGCCAAACCTTGCAAGTTGTAAGGTGGCCTAGCTAACTTGTTGAAGATGGATTGAcatttcaaagaaaacaaattaaatggaAACCTCAAAACTCGTGCAGTTATGCCACATTTCACTAAAGTTGGTTAGCAGTCAACACTCAAATTCTCAAACTATCAAAGCTAAACCTAGTGTGACACACTAACTATCCTAGTCAACAGGGGTAGGAGCACAGGACACTTGACATTTTATTACTTCGACGGGAATCCCAGCTTGAAACTTAGACCGATAACATATAACCAATCTTATCATCCTAGAATTGCAAGAAAAATGGTGGCTGTGAAGAAAAGAGTTAACAACCAACACATCCTTAAATCCTCACCTCCATGATCTGTGTTCAGGATCTACATAAATATTAGtctggttttttttatttcttaattgtattattttgtttttttgcaaataatgttatttaagaTACATCAAGCATTAAATATCTATATTCTTTTAgagaaaaatttaaactttgattCACTATAATTAGGAGACTATAACTTCTACTAGACTCAAGTCCCTTTAAGTGGATTTGGATCCTCCCCCTAGCTCTCTCTCTCCAGCCCTCTCATCAATAATGATAACCTTTAGTTTGATCTAACGGTTgagagataaaaactaaaaaagtataaaaatacaaTAGGCATATATGTATTTCCTCATATAGGTTATAAGGACACAACAAAGAAAGCGAGTTTCTTGCCAGAAGAAAAAAGTGTttctgaaaggaaaaaaaataaagcatattCAATTCGGAAGTATAATTTCAAATCATAGATTGAtacttaaacaaattatttaataaacaatatactattaactaatatatattataaattttttatacaaatattaaaaaatatattaaataattttattaatactgAACATTGAAATATACTATTAATTACAATTGCTAATTAGTttaaacttataatatttattataacaaTATAATTTCTTATAAGACTAAAATTCATATCTATCAAAATATCTCAAagcattaacattttttaattaatatatgacaatttcttataattatttcaaacaaattcttCTCCTAACTTCTCTCATTAATCATGTTAGACCCTCTACTATAATATTGAACATGAATAAGACTAATGAAACTCCTTGCCTCAATCCTCTTTGAAGGGTGAACTAATCTATGGGACTCTCATTAACTAGTATAGATATTGAGGCTGATTTCGGACATCCTTCAATCAATCTCACCCATTTGTTACAAAAACTCATCTGTCTCATcatatacaaaagaaaattccaaCACACTGAGTTGTATACCTTCTCGTAATCGACTTTGAAcactaaaaaacttttttttttacatcttcTTGCTTCTTCCACGACTTCATCGACTATAACCACATTGTGCAACATATGTCTACCCTCCACGAAAGCAGTTTAGCATTCATCTATTATGATTGACAACACCTTCTTGAGCCTTATAGATAACAACTTTGCCataattttacaaatacaaCCAATTAATGAGATAGGTTTGTATTCATTAAGGCTTTGAGGATCATGGACCTTAGGGACCAAGGCTAGGAAGGATGCATTGCTTCCTTTCGGGAATACTCCATTAGCATAAAATTCATCTAGAAAGCAAATCACATTTGTTTTGAGAATATCCCAAAATTCCTTGATGAAATAGAAATTTAGTTCATCCAGTTTAGAACTCTTCGCACTGCCGCAATCCCACATTGCAatcttctcttcttcctcttcaaaGCATGCCACCAAATGATCATCATCCTACCGACTGATAGTCTTAAATCTAACCCCATCCATCCTTGACCTTTCCCACTCCACCTCCTCAAATCTCCTCTTGAAGAATTGTTTAGTTTCCTCTTTAACCCTGCTTGGTTCTTCCAACCAACACCCACCGGCAAACACTCCTCTAAGCATGTTGTATCGACATTTCCAATTTATGATCAAATGGAAATACTGAGAGTTGCAGTCCCCTTCCTTAACCCATCTAGTTCTTGCCTTTTGCCTCATAATGGATTCATTTGAATGTGTTGTTACCCATAGCTTCTCCTatagtttctttttcaattgTATCTCTTCATCATTCAGTTGTGTGCCATCTCCTTTTTCCATCTTGTTAAGATCCAATTCCACTCTTTCAACTTCTGTTGGATATCACCAGACTGTGTTTTATTCTATTCTTTTAATCTCTTAAGCTTTTCTTTTAGAactaacccccccccccccccaccccacCATCCATGTATAGAGCTCTCCATCTAGCAATCAAGAACCACCTTCTTGAAAGATTTATCCTCAAATCAGGAGTCAAGAACCCGAAACAGCTTCGGGCCCCAATCAACATTAATGGATTTCAATATGATTGGACAATGGTCTGAGTAGTTGTGGTTCATGATAAACTAAGTGCTTCCTTGCCACTTGGAAAACCATTTTGCGGAGACAAGAATCTTGTCTATTCTACTTTTCGTTGTCCCGTTTGGTCTTTGCTAGGTAAATTTTTGCCCCACACAAGGAACATCCTTGACTTCTAGATCAACGGTACAATCATTAAATTCCTTCTCGATACCCCAAATTTGCTTCCTTTGACATAATCCAACCTTATCTGATGGTCTACTAATGTTGTTAAAATCCCCTAGTATATACCATAGACCTCATTGCTTGCAAATCCCCTAGTATTTCAAAAATTGGAATatgatcaaaataataaaatttaaaattataaaggacttaaatgaaatttttaaaacttaatatactaaaataaaataattataaaatataatgaacTAAAAATGAtactaattcaaaaaattaaaattaaaattaattttcaggtTATATAAATTACCATAGCAAACGCGCATAGTGACATTCTCTGTTATTACGGTTTATGTTTCAGCTCCACTGCTATAATTTAAATacccaaaatgtttttttttttttaatatggatAGTCGCTGCGGCGGTTTTTGGTGGGTTCAGTAGGTAGGGATTTGGTGGTGGGCCGAATAGTTGTgcggtattttatttttaaatcaatatttGTGTGGTAGCTGTGGGATTTTggtattatctttttaaaattaaaataaagaagaaaaaaaatatctaaggtAGGGATTTTGCTAAATCACTATTTActgtaaataattaattttaatgagtCTCCCTACTAAATGAAAAGAATGAGAAATAAAGGTTGGTTTAGAGCAACGGCAGCGCAGGGTTGGGCTATCCATTTGTTTCGAGAATGCGGTCTCTCTCAGCCAACCCTTCCTTACTGCGACAAGCTGTTCCAGTTTTGGTCAAACCCTACAAATCCATTCTCTCTCGAGCATTCCTCTTCAGCTCCCCTGCCTCCACATCTCATTCTCACAATACTCAATTTCTTAGATCCGTCACGTTTTTCTCTCCTACTTCTCTTCGTAATTTTAATTCACGCGCCACCCATCTCAACGATGCTGGCTCTATCGACTCTCCTCTTATACAGTCCATGCAGAACAAGGTATTGTTTCGATTCCTGAAACTAAgctaatttcaaatatattccTAAACTTTTTCTGATTTAAGTTCCCCACAGATAAAGGAACAACTCAATGCAGAATCGGTCTCCGTCAAGGATGCTTATGGTGATGGTCGGCATGTTAGgtgagaatttattttaaacctTTGAAATGAAATTTCGTTTATCATTAGACttcatatatatttgtatgGCATCACCAGTCCCTTTGGCTGCATGCATCCTCTAATTTAAAGCCATATTCCTTCTTGGTTGATGCCCCTAATAACCAACAAATGGCAAGTACTTTCCCAATGGGAACAATACTCAAAATGACAATccataaaaaaaacaccaataTTGAGTCCATTATGCTGTTGTTAAAAGTATAAACTAAAAACTGAAGAGCATGGAAAAGAAGTTGGCAGTGGGTGGGTTTGGGGAGTGCAGGGAGATAGTCTATGGAGTGTCATAGAAGCCCCCACTCTAGATTGATGAACCATTGGAGATTGTTCTGTTTATTCATTAAgattaaaatgttattaatttcaTGGCCACTTTCCAATGGATGACAGAAAGTGAGGCTTTTTAGCTTTGAAGATCATGACAAATCACTAGCTATGCCATTCAAGGGATAATTAATATTGTTGTACAAACTTACTGATTTTGTGtcttagaatttaatttaaatattcttcTGATTAAAGAAGAATGTTTTgttagagagaaaagagagaaaataagtttgAGGGAGGATTAGATATCCTCTAAAACATAGAAACTGAATGACAACAAAGTGATAAGATCCTCAAAGTGCAATTAACTAATAAATCTAACCAATCTCTCTATCAGAAATGTGAACTCCCTTAAAACACGGATCATGAGCTGAACACCAGAGAAAATCCACAAACACAATAACATTACATATTTTGTTGCAAAGAGAAGTCCTTGAAGAAGTACACAATTTGCCCCTCTCACTCACATCCACATTGACCTTGACTCTTGAGATACACAAATATTTCTTGTTGG
This region includes:
- the LOC114377329 gene encoding protein BOLA4, chloroplastic/mitochondrial: MRSLSANPSLLRQAVPVLVKPYKSILSRAFLFSSPASTSHSHNTQFLRSVTFFSPTSLRNFNSRATHLNDAGSIDSPLIQSMQNKIKEQLNAESVSVKDAYGDGRHVSIDVVATAFEGQSAVNRQRMVYKAIWEELQTVVHAVDQMTTSTPAEAAAK